In Jaculus jaculus isolate mJacJac1 chromosome 2, mJacJac1.mat.Y.cur, whole genome shotgun sequence, the genomic window TGGCTTGCCAAGAGTATGGGGTGAACtgaaggggggggggtggcatgGCTCAACTTCAGTACATGGGACTCTGTGCCCCTCAACCAGGAAAACCTTCACCAGGTCATCTGAGATGCCATTTTTACCTCTTCGGTAGATGTGTGCCCCTTCCCCACCTCCAAGCAGCAGGTCCAGTCTACTCTCAATTATAGGGACTAGGTCTCTCAAGATATCCACTGAGCACATGGTCTTTGAATGGATAACACCTTGGGAACTTGGTGGGGGGGTTCCTACTGACCACCAGGGCCACTCAGGGCCAGGCTGCCATTACTTAATAAAGAGCTATGAGAAAACACTAGGTCTTGGGACAAGTGGGTTCGTGAGTTCTGTGCACTGAGCTTCATTCCTCCTCCCTCATTCTCCACTTCAAAGGTCAGAGGAATCACACAGGAGGCCACAGTAGAGCCTGTCTTTATAGTTatctttccttgttgtctgtcctgtgtgtatatatttatttctctgtgaagGGGTCTCTCATGTAAAAATCCAAAATACAACTCTATAAACAAACTGAAGGGTCAGTTCAAGTGTGGCTGCAAAGCCCCATCCTTACCAGGGGATGTGGGGCAAGGGCAAAGGCAACGGGTGCACAGGCCCTTAGGATCCTCCTTTGACCTGAGGCATTGCCCAGTCCAGAGCCCCATTTGTGCCTCACTGGGACTGTGGAGGCTGATCCAGGACTCCCTAGGACAGCATGTCTGTTCTGTGTCCCCAGAACTAGTCCTGCCCTATGGATAGGGGGCTTGCCACAAGCCAGAAGCTCTTCCTGGATCCTCTATGAAACAGTGGGGTCCTTGGCTTTGGGGGGCTCAGAGCCTGCCAGCAGGGAGATGGTGGGGTCATCCGTGTAGTCGTCCCCCTCAGAGAAGTAAGAACCCTCCCCCAGCTCAAAGAGCACGGGCAGCTCGCTGCTCCCTGTGTCCACCGCGTCAGGGTCCAGCAGGAACAAGGGCTGAGCTGTGTAGTGCACCAGCTGTTTCCCTGTGAAGTAGGGGTCAGGGTGGTAGGGACGGGCAGGTTGGTTGGAGGTAGGGTGGGGAGTAGGTCAGGGGCTCAGCTCACCTGAGTCAGGGCTGCTATTCTCTGCCTCGACAGGTCTGGGAGGCTCCTGGGGTGACAGGAGCTCCTGGATCTGTGGGGTTGAAGAGTACATAGTGAGGGTTGATGCTGGccccctctgccccccaccctgcCCGCCTACGCACGCTGGCCAGGCTGCTGTCCAGGTCAGGCAGGCTCATGTCGGGCATGGTCACCGAGGGGCTGAACagctgcaggaggagggagggaagtcaGGGCTGGCATGTGGACAGGGTAGAACAGGGTGGGTGGGGCAGGCTAGACTCACGTCCAGCAGGGCACTGGTGTCCACGCTGAAGCCATGGCTGGTCAGCATGGTCTGAAGGTTGTCCAGGTTGGAGTCCATGGCGTCCAAATGATCACTGAGCTCGTTCCTGGCCCAGGGCAAGTGGGCAGGTGAACCAGTGTCCCAGGCCCCCACCCATTCACACTCCTGCTGGAGAAGGGGTCCCTCTTGGTTGTAGCAACCCTCTTCCCACCTCCAAGCAAGACTCCTATGCACAGCCAGCATAGGCTGGGCAGAGTGTGGACCTTTGGGAAGATGCCAGAAGGGACAATGGTGACTTCATGCCTTCAATGGCTGCTGAGGGTGGGGTACAGCTAGCTTTACGGGTGGAACATCCTTTGGTGGGGATTAATGCTGGGCCAAGAGGGCAGCGAGAACAAAGACAAGCGGGATTCAGTTATAGCAACAGGTTGAGAGCAGTTTTTTGAGTCTCGACAAAGTATTGCCATTGCTCTTGGAAGAGATTAAGAGGTAGGGATAGGTCTATGCCTCCCTTTTTTATACTGCTGTGACCAGAAGGGCCTGGGCCATAGGTACACATGAGCCATGGGAAGGGAGCTAGGCAGGCTCGATTGCTGCCTACCCAACCCTGACAGAAAACTCATCATAGCAGCCTGGATCCTGCCTGTAGTGGTGGCTGGGCCAAGCAGGGGCTTGTTCCCATCATAGCCACTGGTCCTATACACAGGGGAGTCAGTGGTGATGCACAGCCTGGGAGGACCTGTTTCTCTGGACACTGCCAGGCAGGGCAAATGCTCTGCCCAGGTTGGGAACTGGTCCGTGGCTGCGGGAGGGGCCCTGGCGGAGCCCTCCTCCCTCCCAGTGGGGAGAGCGCTAACCCTGGCTGGACTCGGCCATGcagaaaagaagaggaggggcAGGGGAAGAGGCGGGCAACCCCAGACATCTGTGGAGCGCGAGCCAAACTGCAAGATACAAAGACAAGAGCCCCCCCTCCCATTGCAGGCGGGGCCCGGGGGATCTGTGCCCACCGTCCTCGCACAGGATAGGGCATTAGGGGTAGTCAAGGCTGGGCCCACCTCACTATCTCCTGTCCCAGTGTAGGTAGGACTCTGTGGCTTGCCTCAGGACAGAGTGATGGCAGTAGCAACGGTGACCCAAAGGACAGGGAACATCCCATCCCAACTGATCTGGTTGGTACTTGACTCCCTCCCAATCTCAAACTCTTGAGATTACAGGGGAACAGCTCCACCCGGCCACACCCAACAATCTCCTGGGATTGTTTTGCCAGGTGCCCTGTATATGGTCCTCAGGGACAGCCTGAGTAAAGGCCCAGACAGTGAGTGGCGGGGTGGGGGTACTTACTTGTCCAGGCAGGCTACGCTGAGGCACTTTTCAGGGGTGGAGGGGGGCGGGGGTGCTGAGGTACGAGCTCCAGTGGTGTCTGTTGGGGCTGTGGTTGAGGCGGCGGGGGTAGGTTCACTCTCCCGTAGGATGGAGTCGATGAAGGCAGTTGGGGACAAGGGGGTATCCACAGAGGATGGGCACCCAGGACTCGCCTCCTCCACCCGGGGGCTCCGAGGTGGGCTGGGAGGCTCCTCCTTGACACGCACCAGGGGACTGCTGAACACATGAGTGGGCATGTTAGCAGGAGCCTACGCCAGCTCCACCCACTCTAACTCTGCCTTGGTCCTACAGAGGCTGGCTCACTGAAGTGACAGGAGAGAGAGTGGTAGTGCAGCCCTACCTCTCATCTATGCTCCTGCCTGATGAGGCCAAGGGACTGGTGGGAGCCAACTCCGTGATGTCAGAGATTATGGGTCCAGAGCTGTTGACAGCATCTGGGGTGTAGAGGCTGGAGCTGCTGTAGGCTGGAGATGGAGCCTGCAATTAGAGGCAGATGCCCATGCTCAATGTGCCTGTGGAAACCTGGGCCACCCAGCACCCTCTGCATACCTAGCAGCAGTCCCACAGAGCCTGGTTGCTTACTGAGTATGGGCTGGGGCCATGAACATGCTCCAGGGAGTACTGTCGGCCGTACTTGGGCACAGAGTGTGGTGAGCTGCTGTCACTTAGCATCAGGGGGCTGCAGGGAAAGGATGGGGTTAACTGTCTGCTGGGGTCTCGTGGTTCCCAGAACACAGCAAGCAGAGCACACTGATGGCCCAGGGCCAGAGCAGACAGTGCAGGCAACCCCAGCGCCTCACATCTTTCTCTTCACCCCCAGGATCCGGTTCGATTGCACCAGTGAGATCAGGAACTGAATGAGCTGTGGGGCAGAGAGGACATAGTCACCCTGGCCCAGCCATGGAAGGGACCCACCTGCCACAAGCCCTGCCCACCTTGTTGACAACTTTTTGCTGCTGGGCATGCTTCTGCCGAAGGCTGGCCACCTCCCGCCACAGAGCCTCGTTCTCACTGCAACATACCACTGGGTCAGTTGGGCCACATCCCAAGAGAGTGTTCCATAGATCCCCACCCCAGTCCCCAAGTGCAGCAGAGGGTGGGGCTGGGCCAAGTGAGGGCTCATTGGTACCACTGTCCCTTAGCTCTGCTGTGCTTCTAGGGAGGAGCACATAAGTGTCAGCTGGGGCTGGTGCAGGTCATGGGCAGTGCTTTACTGGGGCATCCCAGTACACTGGCTGATGAGGGAGCCACAACAGGGATGGTCATATACTGGCTAGACCCACATAACAGGATTTTGGGAAAAGAACCTGAACTGCTGGTTgcccccaagttctgggatatAGACATTTAAGAATTGTAATACCCTGTTCTGAGTGATGTGGGGGCAGTGTGGGAGTTATTGGCAGTGAATAGAGAGGATGTTTGGCTTAAGGACTGTCCTAGCCAGCTCTTGCCAGCCCTGGCATTTGAGGGGCCTGGAGGCAGGGTATGTATGACGAGATCTTAGTAGTGTGGAGCCCAGCAGGGGTGCTGGGCAATGAGTACAGAGGGGGGCTTCCTGGACACCAACAGCACCAGAAGCTCCTGCTACAGGAACAGACGGTACAGTGAAGAGTGGAGGACGTGAGTGGCTCTGTGGGTAGGGGTGGGGGCTTCCGCCTCCTGCCTGCTGAGCCCAAAATATCCTGAGCCTGGCACCTACTGCTTCATGGCTAGGAGCTTGGAGTCCATACACTCCTGCTTCCCCTTCATCAGTTGCACATCTGTCAACAGCTTGGTGACACTGTCCTGACGGATCTTTATGTCCTCGCTCTTCAGGGTGGACAcctgtggggcgggggggagagggGGTTTGAGAGTTTGAAGTGGCTCTGGAATGAGGCAGGCTCCATGCTGCAGCTGGGCCCACAGGGAGAATCTGGGATGTGATGAAAAGAGCTAACGGGCTTTGGGgccagagagaaataagcagcAGAATGTAGGCTATACTGCCAGGCTGGTCAGTAGCATATCACCTGGATCCTGGTCCTAGTACAACCTGCAAAGAGATCTGATGTCAGGGAAGAACCCAGGGCTGGTGACTCACACTGGTCACTTTCCTCTTGATGTTCTCAAGGAGCTGCTCTTGGCCTCGCAGGAAGCATGGATGCTGGAACTCGGTGTCATCCCTCTCAGGCTTGACCAGGCCACCTTGCTCAATGTGGACTACTTTCCGGAAGCCATCTGTACACATAAGGGTGGGGCAGCTCTGCTTGAGGGCTGGGAACCAGACTCCCAAAAGCCTAGTCATAACACAATACCCTCTTGCATGTGAGATTGTGGCTACTAGGGCCTCACACTCCTCCTCGGGGACTCCATGTTCGCATCCACAAAGAAAGTGTTCCTTAGCCTCTGGGCATACAGAACATTAGGCTTTCCATCTTTTAC contains:
- the Hsf1 gene encoding heat shock factor protein 1 isoform X2 → MDLPVGSGAAGPSNVPAFLTKLWTLVSDPDTDALICWSPSGNSFHVFDQGQFAKEVLPKYFKHNNMASFVRQLNMYGFRKVVHIEQGGLVKPERDDTEFQHPCFLRGQEQLLENIKRKVTSVSTLKSEDIKIRQDSVTKLLTDVQLMKGKQECMDSKLLAMKHENEALWREVASLRQKHAQQQKVVNKLIQFLISLVQSNRILGVKRKIPLMLSDSSSPHSVPKYGRQYSLEHVHGPSPYSAPSPAYSSSSLYTPDAVNSSGPIISDITELAPTSPLASSGRSIDESPLVRVKEEPPSPPRSPRVEEASPGCPSSVDTPLSPTAFIDSILRESEPTPAASTTAPTDTTGARTSAPPPPSTPEKCLSVACLDNLARAPQMSGVARLFPCPSSSFLHGRVQPGNELSDHLDAMDSNLDNLQTMLTSHGFSVDTSALLDLFSPSVTMPDMSLPDLDSSLASIQELLSPQEPPRPVEAENSSPDSGKQLVHYTAQPLFLLDPDAVDTGSSELPVLFELGEGSYFSEGDDYTDDPTISLLAGSEPPKAKDPTVS
- the Hsf1 gene encoding heat shock factor protein 1 isoform X3; the encoded protein is MDLPVGSGAAGPSNVPAFLTKLWTLVSDPDTDALICWSPSGNSFHVFDQGQFAKEVLPKYFKHNNMASFVRQLNMYGFRKVVHIEQGGLVKPERDDTEFQHPCFLRGQEQLLENIKRKVTSVSTLKSEDIKIRQDSVTKLLTDVQLMKGKQECMDSKLLAMKHENEALWREVASLRQKHAQQQKVVNKLIQFLISLVQSNRILGVKRKIPLMLSDSSSPHSVPKYGRQYSLEHVHGPSPYSAPSPAYSSSSLYTPDAVNSSGPIISDITELAPTSPLASSGRSIDESSPLVRVKEEPPSPPRSPRVEEASPGCPSSVDTPLSPTAFIDSILRESEPTPAASTTAPTDTTGARTSAPPPPSTPEKCLSVACLDNLARAPQMSGVARLFPCPSSSFLHGRVQPGNELSDHLDAMDSNLDNLQTMLTSHGFSVDTSALLDIQELLSPQEPPRPVEAENSSPDSGKQLVHYTAQPLFLLDPDAVDTGSSELPVLFELGEGSYFSEGDDYTDDPTISLLAGSEPPKAKDPTVS
- the Hsf1 gene encoding heat shock factor protein 1 isoform X4, whose translation is MDLPVGSGAAGPSNVPAFLTKLWTLVSDPDTDALICWSPSGNSFHVFDQGQFAKEVLPKYFKHNNMASFVRQLNMYGFRKVVHIEQGGLVKPERDDTEFQHPCFLRGQEQLLENIKRKVTSVSTLKSEDIKIRQDSVTKLLTDVQLMKGKQECMDSKLLAMKHENEALWREVASLRQKHAQQQKVVNKLIQFLISLVQSNRILGVKRKIPLMLSDSSSPHSVPKYGRQYSLEHVHGPSPYSAPSPAYSSSSLYTPDAVNSSGPIISDITELAPTSPLASSGRSIDESSPLVRVKEEPPSPPRSPRVEEASPGCPSSVDTPLSPTAFIDSILRESEPTPAASTTAPTDTTGARTSAPPPPSTPEKCLSVACLDKNELSDHLDAMDSNLDNLQTMLTSHGFSVDTSALLDLFSPSVTMPDMSLPDLDSSLASIQELLSPQEPPRPVEAENSSPDSGKQLVHYTAQPLFLLDPDAVDTGSSELPVLFELGEGSYFSEGDDYTDDPTISLLAGSEPPKAKDPTVS
- the Hsf1 gene encoding heat shock factor protein 1 isoform X5, which codes for MDLPVGSGAAGPSNVPAFLTKLWTLVSDPDTDALICWSPSGNSFHVFDQGQFAKEVLPKYFKHNNMASFVRQLNMYGFRKVVHIEQGGLVKPERDDTEFQHPCFLRGQEQLLENIKRKVTSVSTLKSEDIKIRQDSVTKLLTDVQLMKGKQECMDSKLLAMKHENEALWREVASLRQKHAQQQKVVNKLIQFLISLVQSNRILGVKRKIPLMLSDSSSPHSVPKYGRQYSLEHVHGPSPYSAPSPAYSSSSLYTPDAVNSSGPIISDITELAPTSPLASSGRSIDESSPLVRVKEEPPSPPRSPRVEEASPGCPSSVDTPLSPTAFIDSILRESEPTPAASTTAPTDTTGARTSAPPPPSTPEKCLSVACLDKNELSDHLDAMDSNLDNLQTMLTSHGFSVDTSALLDIQELLSPQEPPRPVEAENSSPDSGKQLVHYTAQPLFLLDPDAVDTGSSELPVLFELGEGSYFSEGDDYTDDPTISLLAGSEPPKAKDPTVS
- the Hsf1 gene encoding heat shock factor protein 1 isoform X1 codes for the protein MDLPVGSGAAGPSNVPAFLTKLWTLVSDPDTDALICWSPSGNSFHVFDQGQFAKEVLPKYFKHNNMASFVRQLNMYGFRKVVHIEQGGLVKPERDDTEFQHPCFLRGQEQLLENIKRKVTSVSTLKSEDIKIRQDSVTKLLTDVQLMKGKQECMDSKLLAMKHENEALWREVASLRQKHAQQQKVVNKLIQFLISLVQSNRILGVKRKIPLMLSDSSSPHSVPKYGRQYSLEHVHGPSPYSAPSPAYSSSSLYTPDAVNSSGPIISDITELAPTSPLASSGRSIDESSPLVRVKEEPPSPPRSPRVEEASPGCPSSVDTPLSPTAFIDSILRESEPTPAASTTAPTDTTGARTSAPPPPSTPEKCLSVACLDNLARAPQMSGVARLFPCPSSSFLHGRVQPGNELSDHLDAMDSNLDNLQTMLTSHGFSVDTSALLDLFSPSVTMPDMSLPDLDSSLASIQELLSPQEPPRPVEAENSSPDSGKQLVHYTAQPLFLLDPDAVDTGSSELPVLFELGEGSYFSEGDDYTDDPTISLLAGSEPPKAKDPTVS